The following proteins come from a genomic window of Haloplanus salinus:
- a CDS encoding vWA domain-containing protein: MSDTNSSVTSNALIETFTPDIHARVRASAGRADRLQAFLQGHLPAGVEVKVVLTPAVQTAAVLPADVDALVSSDATDLERRQAAQLLDGIDEAFLVLVTTAPAPLERVPLNDQLTADHAHQFGLAFHELLHILKTAIAPIAALLDAEVDPKYHQHVHELINIVEDGAIEHEAIHGANFSETAEIRLELTRRIHSQTPDDLGDGQQARLSFWDAVTTALYDAAVYPTGTTEVLLDGDDDRVGFVSEADEIAFRSVQDELTQLAADALAIRGVDLDDATHRHDKTASVERARRVIDTWTSTLQPVVASAVEPTGESQSHGGADSGTDGHDHSPQEDGPTSTPEATGVSVDREATADPYQDVFDHPAMTPDPAREDTDGTVSSPEPDTEDVTGDTASTPVDQKGDEQKRDQEPSIADGDSASRADSSIEPDEEPAEHTSRSHALAAAVERARENRDDSGDRTDPSSPSATISERVTPDDQSVQTPLDAFDVGATATESAETNNLSGPSNDPIPSGEDEQIEHRDGDVETAATNEPEPGPAHERVERAAPSPTEYGQALEHDREVAKQEAAREEVNREAVERELRDLGDVFDRRHQGDENHREDGTETGAGGNGAGPERLDDVVFVPVTDDLVPPGQWSGVEDGAARVAQVLEKELALERQRGTRSGLTAGRYDTRAGHRLAIGDPRVCETPTPGREKRYALVLVLDRSESMRNGSPPKIEVATQAVARLAVAAEELGIRVAIIDFIDGQARLVKPFAVESRHVQTTLLDTDCGGGTPLAEAIGLARTVVETQRDEPLIITVTDDRPSDIEAVTRELQASYAPVCSLTIATDCDHGTLAPDASALAPYYERQAAVYDVDAIDDRLDQFASLLTGL; this comes from the coding sequence ATGTCCGATACCAATTCCTCGGTCACTTCGAACGCCTTGATCGAGACGTTCACTCCCGACATCCACGCCAGAGTGCGGGCGTCAGCCGGTCGCGCCGACCGGCTCCAAGCGTTCCTGCAGGGCCATCTCCCGGCCGGCGTCGAAGTCAAAGTCGTCCTCACCCCTGCGGTACAGACGGCGGCGGTTCTGCCTGCCGACGTCGACGCGCTGGTCAGCAGTGACGCAACCGACCTCGAACGACGACAGGCCGCTCAGTTGCTCGACGGCATCGACGAAGCGTTTCTCGTACTCGTCACGACTGCTCCGGCGCCGCTGGAGCGGGTGCCGCTGAACGACCAGCTCACCGCCGACCACGCCCACCAGTTCGGGCTCGCCTTCCACGAGCTCCTCCACATCCTCAAGACCGCGATCGCCCCAATCGCCGCATTGCTTGACGCCGAGGTCGACCCGAAATACCATCAGCACGTCCACGAGTTGATCAACATCGTCGAGGACGGCGCAATCGAGCACGAGGCGATCCACGGCGCGAACTTCAGCGAGACTGCCGAGATCCGGCTCGAACTCACCCGTCGAATCCACTCGCAGACTCCCGACGACCTCGGAGATGGGCAGCAGGCACGCCTCTCGTTCTGGGACGCGGTGACCACCGCTCTGTACGACGCCGCGGTGTACCCGACCGGCACCACCGAGGTCCTGCTCGACGGAGACGACGACCGCGTCGGGTTCGTCTCCGAGGCCGACGAGATCGCCTTTCGGTCGGTACAAGATGAGCTGACTCAGCTCGCTGCTGATGCCCTCGCTATTCGAGGTGTCGACCTCGACGACGCGACCCACAGGCACGACAAGACCGCCTCGGTCGAGCGGGCCCGCCGCGTCATCGATACCTGGACGTCGACGCTCCAGCCGGTCGTTGCGAGCGCCGTCGAGCCAACAGGCGAATCGCAGAGCCACGGTGGCGCTGACTCAGGAACTGACGGGCACGACCACTCGCCGCAGGAGGACGGACCTACTAGTACTCCCGAGGCAACTGGGGTCTCGGTCGATCGCGAGGCAACGGCGGACCCGTATCAGGACGTGTTCGACCATCCCGCGATGACGCCGGATCCCGCCAGAGAGGATACGGACGGCACGGTCAGCTCGCCCGAGCCGGATACCGAGGACGTCACTGGTGACACCGCATCGACCCCAGTCGACCAGAAGGGGGACGAGCAGAAGCGTGATCAAGAGCCGTCGATAGCGGACGGCGATTCAGCGTCGCGTGCAGACTCGTCCATCGAACCCGACGAGGAGCCAGCGGAGCACACGTCAAGATCCCACGCACTCGCGGCGGCTGTCGAGCGCGCTCGCGAAAATCGGGACGATTCGGGAGACAGGACTGATCCATCGTCCCCATCAGCTACGATAAGTGAACGAGTCACTCCCGACGACCAGTCGGTCCAGACACCACTCGATGCGTTCGACGTCGGAGCGACAGCCACCGAGTCTGCGGAGACTAACAACCTGAGCGGACCCTCGAACGATCCAATCCCGTCTGGCGAGGATGAACAGATAGAACATCGCGATGGAGATGTCGAGACCGCAGCAACGAACGAACCGGAGCCGGGGCCAGCTCACGAGCGCGTCGAGCGGGCCGCACCGTCGCCGACAGAGTACGGACAGGCGCTCGAACACGACCGTGAGGTCGCCAAACAAGAGGCGGCCCGAGAAGAAGTCAACCGGGAAGCTGTCGAGCGAGAGCTTCGCGACCTCGGTGATGTCTTCGATCGGCGCCACCAAGGCGACGAGAACCACCGGGAGGACGGGACCGAGACGGGTGCAGGTGGGAACGGTGCCGGACCGGAGCGTCTCGACGACGTCGTGTTCGTCCCGGTCACCGACGACCTCGTCCCACCGGGGCAATGGAGTGGAGTCGAGGACGGCGCCGCCCGCGTCGCGCAGGTCCTCGAAAAGGAGCTCGCGCTCGAACGGCAACGAGGAACCCGGAGCGGGTTGACCGCTGGTCGGTACGATACTCGCGCCGGTCATCGGCTCGCCATCGGCGATCCACGGGTCTGTGAAACTCCGACGCCTGGTCGCGAGAAACGCTACGCCCTCGTGCTCGTGCTAGATCGGTCGGAGTCGATGCGCAACGGTAGCCCCCCGAAAATAGAGGTTGCAACACAGGCGGTCGCCCGACTCGCCGTCGCTGCCGAGGAACTGGGGATTCGTGTTGCCATCATCGACTTCATCGACGGTCAGGCTCGCCTTGTGAAGCCGTTCGCCGTCGAGTCGCGTCACGTCCAGACGACGCTGCTCGATACTGACTGCGGTGGTGGGACACCGCTAGCCGAGGCAATCGGTCTCGCCCGGACGGTTGTCGAAACACAGCGTGACGAACCACTGATCATCACCGTCACCGACGACCGCCCCAGCGACATCGAGGCGGTCACGCGCGAACTCCAAGCATCGTACGCTCCGGTGTGCTCGTTGACCATCGCAACCGACTGTGACCATGGGACATTAGCGCCTGATGCGTCAGCGCTGGCACCGTACTATGAACGACAGGCGGCGGTCTACGACGTCGACGCCATCGACGATCGTCTCGACCAGTTCGCGAGTCTTCTGACCGGACTGTGA
- a CDS encoding RNA-guided endonuclease InsQ/TnpB family protein — translation MEYSHRYHAYPTDEVAEGLEYHLNVHRQLYNHVRWDYEQAPEDDKPSEYDQNNRLPEWKHKWPVFSGLHSKAAQATVARFHRNLSNLRKKKEKGYNVGRLKRQAPTDYRSVTYNQSGFDLDEKRGRDRFAYVRFSKIGWVRIRYHRPIPDHATIKEVTFKKETTGDWFVSFGLETDDAYLPEKPDVDSLDASNSVGIDLGILNYIHTSDGKTVDWFDLKDEYERLRREQRTLSRKEKESNNYEKQRREVAKVKRHIKRKVLDYQHKITTWLVREYDAVFVEDLDVKGMLEQSHNARNKQDAAWRQFITLLEYKADLYGCHIVQVEAAGTTKECASCGVETAKPIWVREHFCPSCGFETDRDANAAINVLQSGFSELGLGWPESTPVETVTATDTTHFESVSARHVVETGSLGA, via the coding sequence ATGGAGTACAGTCACCGCTACCACGCCTACCCGACAGATGAGGTAGCGGAGGGACTGGAATACCATCTGAACGTTCATCGTCAATTGTACAACCACGTCCGCTGGGACTACGAACAAGCCCCAGAAGACGACAAGCCGAGCGAGTACGACCAGAATAACCGACTCCCCGAGTGGAAACACAAGTGGCCGGTGTTCAGCGGGCTACACTCGAAAGCCGCCCAAGCCACCGTTGCCCGCTTCCACCGCAACCTCTCGAACCTTCGCAAGAAGAAAGAGAAGGGCTACAACGTCGGTCGGCTCAAACGGCAAGCCCCCACCGACTATCGGAGCGTGACCTACAACCAGTCCGGTTTCGACCTCGATGAAAAGAGGGGCCGCGACAGGTTTGCATACGTCCGCTTCAGCAAAATCGGCTGGGTGAGAATCCGTTACCACCGCCCGATTCCCGACCACGCCACTATCAAAGAAGTCACGTTCAAAAAAGAGACGACCGGCGACTGGTTCGTCTCCTTCGGGTTGGAAACCGACGATGCATACCTCCCCGAGAAACCCGACGTGGACTCGCTGGACGCGAGTAACAGCGTCGGGATTGACCTCGGCATCCTCAACTACATCCACACGTCGGACGGGAAGACTGTAGACTGGTTCGACCTCAAAGACGAGTACGAACGGCTCCGACGCGAGCAACGTACGTTGTCTCGCAAGGAGAAGGAGTCGAACAACTACGAGAAGCAACGCCGGGAGGTGGCGAAGGTGAAGCGCCATATCAAGCGGAAGGTGCTGGACTACCAGCACAAGATTACGACGTGGCTCGTCCGAGAGTACGACGCCGTGTTCGTGGAAGACTTGGACGTGAAAGGGATGCTTGAACAGTCGCATAACGCTCGGAACAAGCAGGATGCGGCGTGGCGACAATTCATCACGTTGCTCGAATACAAGGCCGACCTGTACGGATGTCACATCGTACAGGTCGAAGCCGCTGGGACGACGAAAGAGTGTGCGTCATGTGGCGTAGAGACAGCGAAACCCATCTGGGTCAGGGAACACTTCTGCCCGTCGTGCGGATTCGAGACGGATAGGGATGCGAACGCGGCGATAAACGTGTTGCAGAGTGGCTTTTCTGAATTAGGGCTGGGATGGCCCGAATCAACGCCCGTGGAGACTGTGACCGCTACGGACACGACTCACTTCGAGTCCGTGTCTGCACGTCATGTCGTAGAAACGGGAAGCCTCGGGGCTTGA
- a CDS encoding RNA-guided endonuclease InsQ/TnpB family protein, which yields MKYSPRFRLLPTKEQREAMDWTRDTVRQLYNHALNEFEQIPEDAGTLRQRVWSVRDQLPVLKDWWAELNLVYSTVLQKAVERIRDNIQNLGKLKAKGYDVGSLNWKNPREYRSFTYRQSGFELDKKSGPNGRGLLVLKKLKGGTREVPIRLHRDLPDHEQINEVTLKKEPTGAWYASFCIESEAPEKPAPEEITPEDAVGLDLGVRSFIHDSDGRSIGRLDLSDDRERLEREQRSLSRKEYESRNWKTQRRRVATIHARMSNKKRDYKHKLAHFYTTQYDAVFIEDLDVKGMLEAQENARNKAEVGWRAFISILSHHGEKNGCHVVEVDPRGTTKECASCGVSTRKPLWMREHSCPACGFELDRDWNASLNILSRGFDDIGVVHSEFTPVETATAVDAMSVSASRVVEAGSPALKQPPNAASRAG from the coding sequence ATGAAGTACAGCCCACGCTTCCGCTTGTTGCCAACCAAGGAGCAACGCGAAGCGATGGACTGGACGAGAGACACCGTGCGACAACTCTACAACCACGCTCTCAACGAATTTGAGCAGATACCCGAGGACGCCGGAACGCTCCGCCAACGCGTCTGGAGCGTCCGCGACCAACTCCCCGTGCTCAAAGACTGGTGGGCCGAGCTCAACCTGGTCTATTCTACCGTGCTTCAGAAGGCCGTCGAGCGCATCCGCGACAACATCCAGAACCTTGGGAAACTCAAGGCCAAGGGCTACGACGTGGGGTCGTTGAACTGGAAGAACCCGCGTGAGTACAGGAGTTTCACGTACCGGCAATCGGGCTTCGAACTCGACAAGAAGAGTGGCCCGAACGGACGAGGACTCCTCGTGCTCAAGAAACTCAAGGGCGGCACCCGAGAAGTCCCGATTCGCCTTCACCGAGACCTCCCAGACCACGAGCAGATCAACGAAGTCACGCTCAAGAAAGAACCGACGGGCGCGTGGTACGCCTCGTTCTGCATCGAGTCCGAAGCCCCCGAGAAGCCCGCTCCCGAGGAAATCACTCCCGAGGACGCGGTGGGGCTCGACCTCGGCGTCCGCAGCTTCATCCACGATTCGGATGGGCGCTCGATCGGGAGACTCGACCTGTCCGACGACCGCGAGCGACTCGAACGCGAGCAACGCTCACTCTCCCGCAAGGAATACGAGTCGAGGAACTGGAAGACACAGCGCCGTCGCGTCGCAACCATCCACGCGCGGATGTCGAACAAGAAGCGCGATTACAAGCATAAGCTCGCGCACTTCTACACCACTCAGTACGACGCCGTGTTCATCGAAGACCTCGACGTGAAGGGGATGCTCGAAGCTCAGGAGAACGCGCGGAACAAGGCCGAGGTAGGCTGGCGCGCGTTCATCTCCATCCTCAGCCACCACGGCGAGAAGAACGGCTGTCACGTCGTGGAGGTTGACCCCCGGGGAACGACGAAGGAGTGTGCCTCGTGTGGCGTCTCGACACGGAAGCCGCTCTGGATGCGCGAACATTCCTGTCCAGCGTGCGGCTTCGAATTGGACAGGGATTGGAACGCGTCGTTGAACATTCTGTCTCGGGGATTCGACGATATAGGAGTGGTTCACTCCGAATTTACGCCCGTGGAGACTGCGACCGCTGTGGACGCCATGTCGGTGTCTGCAAGTCGCGTCGTAGAAGCGGGAAGCCCCGCCCTCAAGCAGCCGCCGAACGCAGCGAGCAGGGCGGGATAG
- a CDS encoding orc1/cdc6 family replication initiation protein: MGDGDGDGQQSLSQSIKGRLQEGVQNSVFKNKSLLDPDTVIDEDRIVGRDEQLDDTITYLRPTLQGNRPPNMLLYGPSGTGKSLIINAVCEQVIELAEGQDIRFGVVKINCQTIKSHDRAVYRLVENAAAQAGVEVGVPESGVSTDQKLIRFYEILSDHFDSVIIILDEIDLLAGRQRDPNDEPAYSKLLYQLSRASQLGRIEGHVSVAALTNDPRFMEELDGRAESSFNPQDIVFPDYDANQLQSILERRQDAYQDDVLEDGIIPLSAALAAQDHGDARKAIDLFRKAGEIADRRDEDRIREEHVRDAQKEAERDRTLTQMQGLSTQKKLSLYATAIVPVYSTRSLSTVPSTVAYRVYQYITDLLDADEKSRDSYLRYMNEAETYNFVTSKKRGRGYGGGVHKEYAFVDDPSVVAETLREDFRLEQAGHDEDLIRSVVNAQIEEFFDI; the protein is encoded by the coding sequence ATGGGCGACGGCGACGGTGATGGACAACAATCTCTCTCTCAGTCGATCAAAGGCCGTCTCCAGGAAGGCGTCCAGAATTCCGTTTTCAAGAACAAGAGCCTGCTCGACCCGGACACAGTTATCGACGAGGACCGGATCGTCGGTCGGGACGAGCAGCTTGACGACACCATCACCTACCTCCGTCCTACGCTACAGGGGAACCGTCCCCCGAACATGCTGCTCTATGGACCGTCGGGGACCGGGAAGTCGCTCATCATCAACGCGGTCTGTGAGCAGGTCATCGAACTCGCTGAAGGGCAGGACATCCGGTTTGGCGTGGTCAAAATCAACTGCCAGACGATCAAGTCCCACGACCGGGCGGTCTACCGACTCGTCGAGAATGCCGCCGCCCAGGCGGGCGTTGAGGTGGGCGTCCCCGAGAGTGGGGTCTCTACCGACCAGAAGCTCATCCGGTTCTACGAGATCCTCTCCGACCACTTCGACTCCGTGATCATCATCCTCGACGAAATCGATCTGCTTGCTGGTCGCCAGCGAGACCCCAACGACGAACCTGCCTACTCGAAACTGCTGTACCAGCTCTCGCGTGCATCTCAACTAGGTCGGATTGAAGGCCACGTTTCGGTCGCTGCCCTGACCAACGATCCTCGATTCATGGAGGAGCTCGATGGCAGAGCGGAGAGTTCGTTCAATCCGCAAGACATCGTCTTTCCAGACTATGACGCAAACCAACTCCAATCCATTCTGGAGCGTCGGCAGGACGCATACCAAGACGACGTCCTCGAGGACGGTATCATCCCGCTCAGCGCAGCTCTTGCCGCACAGGACCACGGAGACGCGAGAAAGGCAATCGATCTCTTCCGAAAGGCCGGCGAGATCGCCGACCGTCGCGATGAGGACCGGATCCGCGAAGAACACGTCCGGGACGCGCAGAAGGAGGCCGAGCGCGACCGTACACTCACCCAGATGCAGGGCCTCTCGACGCAGAAGAAGCTCTCGCTGTACGCGACCGCTATCGTCCCGGTCTACTCGACTCGGTCGTTAAGTACGGTCCCGAGTACTGTGGCGTACCGCGTGTATCAGTACATCACAGACCTGCTGGATGCCGACGAGAAGTCCCGTGACTCTTATCTTCGGTATATGAACGAGGCGGAGACGTACAACTTCGTGACGTCAAAGAAACGAGGCCGGGGCTACGGCGGTGGTGTTCACAAGGAGTACGCGTTCGTCGACGACCCGTCGGTCGTCGCGGAGACTCTCCGCGAGGACTTCCGGCTCGAACAGGCCGGTCACGATGAGGACCTCATCCGCTCTGTGGTGAACGCCCAGATCGAGGAGTTCTTCGATATCTAG
- a CDS encoding DUF192 domain-containing protein produces the protein MADKSHSVSTAGPSDREDLGGTSVSVSARRTTVVAVLIVGTTVFAVAGAAVLSDAGASSPEIESSVINEDSPSHRVFFENQRGQTLWVYDVWVADTGPERYQGLSGTESLPADTGLLFVYDQEAADRAIVMREMHYPIDVVFIDGSGTVTTVRSATPEPGVPDDELTHYPGRARWILEVPHGTAERHAIVSGTSVRITGPAYAFDSQREIPPERDSI, from the coding sequence ATGGCCGACAAAAGCCACTCTGTATCGACTGCTGGCCCGTCTGATCGCGAGGATCTAGGCGGAACCTCCGTCTCTGTGTCTGCGCGCCGAACAACGGTCGTCGCGGTACTGATCGTCGGGACGACGGTCTTCGCTGTCGCTGGCGCTGCCGTTCTCTCCGACGCTGGAGCATCCTCTCCGGAAATCGAGTCGTCAGTCATCAACGAGGACTCGCCATCCCATCGGGTGTTCTTCGAAAATCAGCGCGGGCAGACCCTGTGGGTCTATGATGTCTGGGTGGCCGACACCGGGCCCGAGCGCTACCAGGGCCTGAGCGGGACTGAGTCGCTTCCTGCCGATACAGGCCTCCTATTTGTCTACGACCAGGAAGCCGCCGACCGGGCAATTGTGATGCGGGAGATGCACTACCCCATCGACGTCGTCTTCATCGATGGCTCGGGGACCGTTACGACAGTCCGCTCGGCGACGCCCGAACCCGGAGTCCCCGACGACGAGCTCACGCACTACCCCGGGCGAGCGCGGTGGATCCTCGAGGTTCCACATGGAACCGCAGAGCGACATGCCATCGTCTCGGGTACATCCGTTCGGATCACTGGCCCGGCGTATGCGTTTGACTCTCAGCGGGAGATCCCTCCCGAGCGTGATTCGATATGA